A DNA window from Thermomicrobiales bacterium contains the following coding sequences:
- a CDS encoding agmatinase — MSSIIPVPSGHPTFMDVPRCVDLSTLEADIAIIGVPYGVPYHMSGATQVSSTSPGTVREQSMRFPRFLTHYDYDFGGDIFNGRDVKIVDCGDVEMTPGAYEENSRATTDVIRAILDRGAVPIVLGGDHAIPIPVMRAYEDHGPIFVVQLDEHLDWREEVNGVREGLSSPMRRASEMSWVSGMAQIGLRAVGSARQGEVDDAIAYGSILVGAEELHRVGVEAVLERIPAGQRYYITFDADGLDPTIAPGVLTPGFGGIDYYEASNLLRGLARRGTIVGLDFVEIVPHLDVNNTTSLVAARLILNLIGQMAWSGQIGRT; from the coding sequence TTGTCGTCAATTATTCCAGTGCCGTCAGGGCATCCGACGTTCATGGATGTGCCACGATGTGTAGATCTCAGCACACTCGAGGCTGACATCGCCATCATTGGCGTTCCGTACGGTGTGCCGTATCACATGTCAGGAGCTACTCAGGTATCGAGCACGTCTCCAGGCACCGTGCGTGAGCAGTCGATGCGCTTTCCACGCTTTCTGACGCATTACGACTACGACTTCGGCGGCGACATCTTCAATGGTCGAGATGTCAAGATCGTTGACTGCGGCGATGTTGAGATGACACCTGGCGCGTACGAGGAGAATAGCCGGGCGACGACGGATGTCATTCGGGCGATTCTGGACCGCGGCGCGGTGCCAATCGTGCTCGGCGGCGACCATGCAATCCCCATTCCCGTCATGCGTGCGTATGAGGACCATGGCCCGATCTTCGTTGTTCAGCTCGACGAACATCTCGATTGGCGGGAAGAAGTGAACGGCGTCCGTGAAGGGCTATCGAGTCCGATGCGACGCGCTTCCGAGATGAGCTGGGTCAGTGGAATGGCACAGATTGGGCTGCGCGCTGTTGGTAGTGCTCGCCAGGGAGAAGTGGACGACGCAATTGCCTACGGCAGCATTCTGGTAGGTGCTGAGGAGCTGCACAGGGTTGGCGTCGAGGCAGTGCTGGAGCGGATTCCTGCGGGGCAACGCTACTACATCACCTTCGACGCTGACGGGCTCGATCCCACAATCGCTCCGGGAGTGCTCACGCCGGGGTTCGGCGGCATCGACTATTACGAAGCGTCGAACCTCCTCCGTGGTCTGGCCCGGCGGGGCACAATCGTCGGTTTGGACTTCGTCGAAATCGTGCCTCATCTGGATGTCAACAACACGACAAGCCTTGTGGCTGCGCGATTGATCCTCAACCTGATTGGGCAAATGGCCTGGTCGGGTCAGATTGGTCGAACCTGA